From one Lolium rigidum isolate FL_2022 chromosome 4, APGP_CSIRO_Lrig_0.1, whole genome shotgun sequence genomic stretch:
- the LOC124707123 gene encoding probable methyltransferase At1g27930, which translates to MKPPSRFVTVAGAALLVSTTLLVATLLRSPLPLLPLLPCLPAVTAPSGAGYEPAGLAALADALVYYATTETVPQQSRAEIALSLAVLRRRAPMRLLVFGLGHDSPLWHALNPGGVTVFLEEDPEWYKVVRTRSPQLRAHLVKYRTRLDRADLLLDTYRGFPSCVPGAEAGEPAVRGNAACPLALHDLPAEVYENEWDMLMLDAPKGYFASAPGRMAAVWTAAAMARARKGEGDTDVFLHDVDRKVEKAYAEEFLCDGFRVGSAGRLWHYSIPPVARRENSTATAGGEEKPFC; encoded by the coding sequence ATGAAGCCCCCGAGCCGCTTCGTCACCGTCGCCGGAGCCGCGCTGCTCGTGTCCACGACGCTGCTGGTCGCCACCCTCCTCAGatcgccgctgccgctgctgccATTGCTCCCGTGCCTGCCCGCCGTCACAGCGCCCTCGGGCGCCGGGTACGAGCCTGCGGGCCTGGCCGCGCTCGCCGACGCCTTAGTCTACTACGCCACGACGGAGACGGTGCCGCAGCAGTCGCGCGCGGAGATCGCGCTGTCGCTGGCCGtgctccgccgccgcgcgccgatgCGGCTGCTGGTGTTCGGCCTGGGCCACGACTCGCCGCTCTGGCACGCGCTCAACCCCGGCGGCGTCACCGTGTTCCTGGAGGAGGACCCGGAGTGGTACAAGGTGGTCCGCACGCGGTCGCCGCAGCTGCGCGCGCACCTCGTCAAGTACCGCACCCGGCTCGACCGCGCCGACCTCCTCCTCGACACCTACAGGGGGTTCCCCTCCTGCGTCCCCGGCGCCGAGGCCGGCGAGCCGGCCGTCCGCGGCAACGCGGCGTGCCCGCTGGCGCTGCACGACCTGCCGGCGGAGGTGTACGAGAACGAGTGGGACATGCTCATGCTGGACGCCCCCAAGGGGTACTTCGCGTCCGCGCCGGGCAGAATGGCGGCGGTGtggacggcggcggccatggcgcgggcgAGGAAAGGCGAGGGGGACACCGACGTGTTCCTGCACGACGTGGACCGCAAGGTGGAGAAGGCGTACGCCGAGGAGTTCCTCTGCGACGGGTTCCGAGTGGGATCGGCGGGGCGGCTCTGGCATTACAGCATCCCGCCGGTGGCGCGGCGGGAGAACTCGACGgcgacggccggcggcgaggagaaGCCGTTTTGCTGA